The segment CATAGATCCCTTCAGAAAGGTGGTGACATTTCAGTTGGATTTTAGGAGAGGAGTCGGGGTTTGTCAGGTGGAAACGTGGGAGAGacgccttccaggcagagggaacagtaagtgcaaagacATGAGGTGTGAAGGAGTTTGGCATGTTCAGGAAACACAAAGCCCAGGACAACTCAACATAGGTGAGTGTTGATGGTCCCCAGATGGGAAGgaggttggggagatgggtgagaaaagtgaaaggGGTTAAGTAGTATAAATtgacagttataaaaacagtcactgggatgtaaaatacagcatggggaatatagtcactaatattgtaataactacgtgtggtgtcaggtgggtcctagacttatcagggtaatcactttataagttatataaatgtctaatcactacgttgcacacctgaaactaatataatattgtatgccaactgtaattgaaaaataaagttaaaaaaattaaaaaaacaagcataGGTGAGTTGAGGGTAGTGGCTGCAGGGACATTAGTTGAAGACCAGATTTACAAGGATCTGAGACATCTGAGCCTCATAGTCAACAGGAAGCTGGCAAAGACCTTGATTCCATGGAGGTGCATAAACAGACACACATCATAGAAAATAAATGCCAATGCCAATGGCACTGGGAAAACTGTATCAAAAGGGTACTTCCACCAACTCCCATCACTGCATCTATGCCCCCACCAGCACCTGACCACATACACTGCCTTCCTTCCGGCTACCACGGATGAACTGAGGGTTCTCTCTAAGTCAATGCCTCCACATGCGCACTACATCTTGTACCCTCCTTCCTATCCAAGGGCAAGGCTCTAGAAATTCTCCCTCTCTTGCCTGCATTAATTTTATCTTCCTACAGCATCACGGCTCTCAGCCAACAAAtataggtctgacaattaagttcgcaaactcatcctagaaaaagtgctacatatctcactgctgagtatcactacggcCACCTTTGAAGtgttccccttgggaagctatgcactgacgccagtgcctagtacacttttcaaagcaattttagaactctttttctggaatggccatcagcactctcgtcatattacccttgatgtcctgaatggaagaaatatcttcctttcaatatttcctttaccttctgaTAAAgtaagaagtcattgggggccagatcaggtgaatagggagggtgttccaatacagttatttatttatttattttttaaaaatttttattgaggaatattgggaaacagtgtgtttctccacggcccatcagctccaagtcattgtccttcaatctagttgtggagggcgcagctcagctccaagtccagttaccgttttcaatcttagttgcagggggcgcagcccaccatcccatgaaggaatttaaccagcaaccttgttgagagcttgcgctctaaccaactgagccatccagccgcccccagttatttgtttattggctaaaaactccctcacagacagtgccgtgtgagctggtgcattgtcgtgatgcaagagccatgaattgttggctaaaagttcaggtcatctaactttttcaatcaaccttttcagcacttccaaatagtaaacttggttaactgtttgtccagttgatacaaatttgtaacgaataatccctctgatatcaaaaaaggttagcaacatctttgcaacaagttcccgagcttaattgtcagattcATAAACTGTTATCCCCCCCACCTTGAGAAACCCTCTCGACTCCATTTCTGCTTTTCGCCACTGTCCCATTTCTCTCCTCCTCACAAAATTCCTTGAAAGAGTTGTCTAGTGAATGTCACCAATTCCTCTTCTTGTCCTCTTCCTACCTCCCCGCTTGCTCCTTCTGTTCTTGATTGATTCCCTTCTTGCCCCAGCCTCTTTGTGTTGTTATGTCCCAGGCCTTGGACCTCGGCCCCCTTCTCCTCTGTCTACATTCATTCCTTTGTGAGCTTGTCCATCCATATACTGATAACcctcaattttatatttctagcaCAGATCTTCCCACTGAACCCCAGGCTTATTTATCCAATTGCTTTCTCAACCTCTCCATTTAGATGTCTAATAATTACCTCAAATTTAACATGTCCCAAACTGAGCTCCCTATATCCCCCCACAAACCTGCTCCTTCTGCAGTCCCCCCATCTCAGTTTGTGAAATTCCATCCTTCCATTAGCTCAGGCCAAATACAGTCCCCATCTGTGatacttctctttctcttgtgcCTCACATCCAATCTGTTAGCAAATCCATTGGCTCCAGCTTCCACATATATCCAGGATCTGACATAACTTCCCACTTGCATTGCTACCATCCTGGTCAGAGCCATCTCCTCTAGATTATCATCATCCAGATTATTATCGTCTAGATTATTGCAAGTCTCCTAAGTAGTCTCCCTATTTCAAGCCTTGCTCCCCGTACCCCCCAGTCTagaatgatcattttaaaatgaaatcaggtCTTATTGCTCATAACCTTCCACTGGGTCCTCATTTACTTCAGAACAAAGGCCAGCATTTTTACAATGGCCAACAAGGCCCTACATAACAGCCTTCCATTATCACTTAGTAAGTATTACATTCGTCTCCCTTTGCATGAATATTAGCTCGACATGGGCAAGGGATTTTTATCTGTTGTTAGCAATCCAGTCCATGTTTGTTGAGCGAATGAATGTAGAACAAGGACCAGAGTCCCAAAGGACAGGGCACCAGTCAGGAGGTATTGGGATTGTCCAGGTGAAAAGTTATGAGCCCCTGAATCAGGCAAGTAAAATGGGAAAGGACATGGTGGAAAGTAGTTCAGAGCCATTTTTGCCAAAAATTTACCATGACCAAATCGATGTTGACAATGAGGAGTTGGGCAGGAGTCAAAGAGACTCCCCAGCTTCCAGCTTGAACAAGACATAGGTAATACACATCTGGGGAGAGGGGAGTAAGAGGGGCAGTTACAGAGTTTGGGTTTGCAAATGTTGCGTTTAAGCAGGAAATGTTCACTAAGCAGCTAGAATAACCATAACCAAGCCCCTCTTCTTTTTGGAAGTCACTTAACTAAAATATGGTTTGTACTATTGCTGTACCATCTTTCTTGGTTAAAATATCAGTTCTGCCAGTTTAGTGATAATTATTAGAAAGCACCTAATGTATGCTTAATAATCTAGTTATGGTTATCAGATAAGATttgattttaaagtaatttttaaatattatacattttttgtattgtattatattaatattatgtaattatgagaattaaattaggtAATGGATGTAAAGTTCTTTTCATAATGCCAGTTATGCAgttatatattatacaaataatacatattcatCGTCAAATGATCACAGGAAGTTATGAAATGTTTCTCTCTCCGAGAGGTGGTAAACCATCCAAACTGTTGGTATAAACTTGgcaataacaaaatttttaagtcaTATTAATTTGGCAAatcatctgtatttattttagtaatttacaAATGTCTTCCTCAAAACAAGGGCCTTCTACTTATTCTAACCCAAGAACCTAGCCTTTTTTCCGTGGCATTTTCCCCATGATGGCATTGCAGCTGTCGCCCTGGTGCTTGGAGTGACATTGCTCATGGGAACTTTTTTGGGGTGTCTCTGCTAGTCACCAGGAAGCTCCAGGCAGACGCTGGGGCCACGTCTGCAGACGAGGAACCACTGGCTACAGAAGAGCTGAGATTTGCCTGAGGTAGAGAATTCCAAGTAAGCTTCAGGGTGAAAGTGGGAAGAAGAAAGCAAACTCTCTCTTGCCAGCAGTGCAAGAGAAGTAAAGGAGAgtggaaatttgaaaacaaacaaacaaaaattaattcaccTCTTCTAGGAAAGGAAGAATGTGCTTAATAGACAGCTAAGTTGGTCTCTTATGCTGGTCTTTTGATCTTCAAGGAGGTAGCTGAAGGTAGTGTGGTTGCATCGAAAGATTTGGAATCCTAGAACTGAGAGCCACTCTTGGCCTcactgagccttggtttctttgtctgtgaaatgggagaatTACACTGACTCTCAAGGTTAGTGTGAGTTGTAATGAGGTGACATGTACGAATGTTTTGTAAACTGGAAATGCCTTATACCTGCTATCAGAAGCCTCCTGGTTAAAGCATGGTGTATTTTGGTACTTGGTGAAAATAAAACAGCTTTAGGCTTTCCTAAAATACCTCCATTTTTCTTCCCATACCTTCATCCCAATTTCCAAACCCTATTGTCCTTTTTCTTCACGACAGGTATCGGCAAATATACTTgttcattctctcttctcctgctagACAGCCAGCTCTATGACAGCAGGACTCTACTGGTCTTATTCACCACTGTCTCTTTAAGAGCTCAGAACAAGGTCTgatgcatagtaggtgcttaacagATAGTTGTTAAATATTGAATGATGAATGCAGACAAATGTATAATCTGATTCTTCCAGGAGCAGGACAGCTGGTTCTCAaattttggtttgcttgtttCAGATGCAGGTTTCCTGGCCCAGCACAGAGGGATTCTGATTTAGCAGGACTGGCGGGACTTACTACTGACTTTGCTATTTTAATCAAGTGTCAGGTGAGCCTGTTGCAGGTAGGCACTAACAAAGTTACTCTGAATCTGACAAATCTTAAAACAAGACTTCAGCCTGACACCTACTGGCTTTATAACTTCAGGAGGTAtattcttaacttctctgagcctgtttccttttctgtaaaataagaatgacaaCATCCTCATGGAGTTGTAATGAGAATTATAGGTAATGGACGTCAAGTTCTTGTCATAATGCCAGTTATGCAGTAAGCTGCCATTGTTGTGtgtattattgtttttatgttattGCGATGCTCTGGCAGGAGAACGTCCTCCCTGGAGGATTGCTCTTGGGAATCTCCTCAAAGTGTGGGCCCAACCACCATCACtgcaccacctgggagctggtgAGAAATGCAGTCTCTGCCCATCCCAGACCTGCCTAGTCAAACTCTGCATTTTAGCAAGGTCCCTAGGTGATGTATTTGCACAATTAAGTTTGAAAAGCATGGTTCAGCATCACAGGTACCATGTTCTTCCTGTCTCTAATTTCAGAGTTGGCCCAGGAGGTTCGTAAGCATTGGCATCTCAGAAGCTGAACCCCAGCTCACTTCAGCTGGCTGCACCTTTAGTTGAGGACGTTAGCAGAAGGGGGTCCCTCACGGAGCCCTGACTAACCTCACAACCTCCGAGCAAGTGACTGTGGAGCTAGCGGATGGATCCAAACTCCAGCTTGCTGTCTCCTCCATCCCGGGCCTGCTCTCACCCAGCAGAACCCTGTATGGAAGGTGGGAGAAGCCCATCCCTCTGTGAGCAGGGCAGAAACTCCTCCTTTCCCTGGAGCCGGGTCCCCAACTCCAGCCTCGCTGACCCTGACTGGTTTTGGGATGAGCACATCCAGGCAAAGAGGGCCAGAGTGGAGACCATTGTCCAAGGCATGTGCCTCTCCCCTAACCCTCTGATGCCAGGCAATGCCCGAGCCCGGGACAGCCCGTGCTGCCCGGAGAAGTCccgggaaaggaagaggaaacagagccTTCCCATGCAGCAAAACCCCCCAAAGCCAGGCCCTGCTGGGAGCCATGGCAGCAGGAAGGGGGGCCCTCGTGTGAGGGAACAGCTTCATCTACTGAAGCAACAGCTAAGACATCTGCAAGAGCACATCCTGCAGGCTGCTGGGCCCAGGGACACAGCTCAGGGCCCAGGAGACCCTGAGAAGGGGAGGGGCCCTCAGGGTGTAAAGCAGAGGAATGGCTATGGGTCCAGACCGTGGGCTGTAGACAGTGACCACCACCAGGGTCCCAGCAGGGACCTCTTTGGGGTGGAAAAACACAGAGTGTCTGAGGTCGAATACCAGCCTGAGGAACCCAGGTTCCTTCCTTCTGGAACACGGGCTTTGCTGGAGATTCTGAGGAAAGAATTGACTGGGGCAGTGTCCCAGGCTGTGGACTCAGTATTACAAAAGGTACTACTAGATCCACAAGGCTACTTGACTCAGTTGGGCAGAACTTTCCAGGAGCTGGTGCCAGAGGGTAGAAGCGAGACTTCACCTGAGGGAGGGGCCTGTAGAGACCCAACTTCTCTGGCTGCCTTACCCAGGAGGGCGCAGGCACAGGCTGGGGTCCCACGGGGAACCTATTCACTGGCCAACCCTCTAGATCCTCCTATGTACCCTGTCTCTCCAAGAATGAT is part of the Rhinolophus sinicus isolate RSC01 linkage group LG03, ASM3656204v1, whole genome shotgun sequence genome and harbors:
- the PROX2 gene encoding LOW QUALITY PROTEIN: prospero homeobox protein 2 (The sequence of the model RefSeq protein was modified relative to this genomic sequence to represent the inferred CDS: inserted 2 bases in 1 codon) produces the protein MDPNSSLLSPPSRACSHPAEPCMEGGRSPSLCEQGRNSSFPWSRVPNSSLADPDWFWDEHIQAKRARVETIVQGMCLSPNPLMPGNARARDSPCCPEKSRERKRKQSLPMQQNPPKPGPAGSHGSRKGGPRVREQLHLLKQQLRHLQEHILQAAGPRDTAQGPGDPEKGRGPQGVKQRNGYGSRPWAVDSDHHQGPSRDLFGVEKHRVSEVEYQPEEPRFLPSGTRALLEILRKELTGAVSQAVDSVLQKFNRCITSQMIKWFSNFREFYYIQMEKFARQAISDGVTNPKMLVVLRNSELFRALNMHYNKGNDFEVRHVLGVSTDHSSKRNTNXPQDLSVAVHSSAGNAFQLDNPNSLQLTNAVNALTSYVQKKLNFRM